The Lachnospiraceae bacterium genome has a window encoding:
- the murQ gene encoding N-acetylmuramic acid 6-phosphate etherase translates to MKQIRKECKNMQIGTTETRNPNTVNIDLMSTEEIVRVINEEDHKVAEAIKEELPQIAKAVDMIVEKLREGGRLIYAGAGTSGRLGVLDAVECRPTYSAECVQGILAGGEKAMFYAQEGAEDSKELARKELDEIGFCQQDILCGIAASGRTPYVIGAMEYAHELGTQAIVVTNNKGAKVSEVADVTIAAVVGPEVVTGSTRMKAGSAQKMILNMLSTAAMIRLGKVYSNLMVDLKISNEKLVDRGERIVAMIAEVSQKEAAETLKTCQDVKVAIVMLKAGVDEDLARQLLAKNEGIIGKVFQGLGIEAVR, encoded by the coding sequence ATGAAACAGATACGAAAGGAATGTAAGAATATGCAGATTGGAACAACAGAGACAAGAAATCCCAATACAGTCAACATTGATTTGATGAGTACAGAAGAGATTGTAAGGGTAATCAATGAAGAAGACCATAAAGTAGCAGAGGCGATCAAAGAAGAGCTGCCGCAAATTGCAAAAGCCGTGGATATGATTGTAGAGAAGCTGCGAGAGGGAGGGCGTCTGATTTATGCAGGAGCAGGAACCTCAGGACGCTTAGGTGTATTAGATGCGGTAGAATGCCGTCCAACATATAGTGCGGAATGTGTACAGGGGATTTTGGCAGGCGGTGAAAAAGCTATGTTCTATGCCCAGGAAGGAGCAGAGGATTCTAAAGAACTAGCCCGTAAGGAACTGGATGAGATTGGCTTTTGTCAGCAGGATATTTTATGTGGAATCGCTGCTAGCGGCCGTACGCCATATGTGATAGGAGCGATGGAATATGCGCATGAGCTGGGGACGCAGGCGATTGTTGTTACCAATAATAAGGGGGCTAAGGTGAGCGAAGTAGCGGATGTTACGATTGCAGCCGTGGTAGGACCTGAGGTAGTCACCGGCTCTACCAGAATGAAGGCAGGCTCAGCTCAGAAAATGATACTGAATATGCTTTCAACAGCAGCGATGATTCGGCTGGGAAAGGTTTATTCCAATTTAATGGTTGATCTTAAAATATCTAATGAGAAATTGGTAGACCGCGGAGAACGGATCGTAGCGATGATTGCCGAAGTATCACAGAAGGAAGCAGCTGAAACGCTGAAAACATGTCAGGATGTTAAGGTAGCCATCGTGATGCTGAAGGCAGGAGTGGATGAGGATTTGGCTAGACAGCTTTTGGCTAAAAATGAAGGGATTATCGGAAAGGTATTTCAGGGATTAGGGATTGAAGCGGTACGCTGA
- a CDS encoding ATPase: MIKSYQEPYVIGMDGGGTKTKVCAADLNGHIFDSFLGGSMNINSQGVDGVRQNLAFIFEELRQKGADWALLKGICLGAAGISNPLARQTLKDCVLAAGITREPLILGDHEIALYGAHGCGKGLILIAGTGSVCYGMDGAGKQARAGGFGHLIDDEGSGYAIGRDVLGAIVRAEDGRQAPTCMKEAVLHQLNLTSTAELIRYVYSPQTSKKEIAALAPCVMKGIDAHEAVAERILDKAAEQLAEMVFAVLRQLGLKTAELAFCGSVLLKNESLAKRLQKKIKCQYPEVACIYPKQEAAVGAVLSCLQAINNETDTKGM, from the coding sequence ATGATTAAATCATATCAAGAGCCGTATGTAATCGGAATGGACGGTGGAGGCACCAAAACAAAGGTCTGCGCTGCTGATCTAAACGGGCATATTTTTGACAGCTTTTTGGGCGGCAGTATGAATATCAACAGCCAAGGCGTAGACGGCGTGCGTCAGAACCTTGCTTTCATATTTGAAGAGCTTCGGCAAAAAGGAGCTGATTGGGCGCTTTTAAAAGGAATTTGTCTAGGCGCCGCCGGAATCAGCAACCCGCTTGCGCGGCAAACGCTAAAGGACTGCGTACTGGCGGCTGGCATCACGAGAGAGCCCCTTATTTTAGGAGATCATGAAATTGCTCTGTATGGCGCGCATGGCTGTGGTAAAGGTCTTATTTTAATTGCCGGTACAGGGTCGGTGTGCTATGGCATGGATGGTGCTGGCAAGCAGGCACGAGCCGGCGGATTCGGCCATTTGATCGATGATGAAGGAAGCGGGTATGCGATAGGCCGGGATGTGCTGGGAGCAATTGTGAGGGCAGAGGATGGCCGGCAGGCGCCAACCTGTATGAAGGAAGCAGTGCTGCATCAGCTGAATCTGACAAGCACTGCAGAGCTGATTCGATATGTATACAGTCCGCAAACCAGTAAAAAGGAAATTGCAGCGCTGGCGCCCTGTGTGATGAAAGGCATAGACGCGCATGAGGCAGTGGCAGAACGTATTTTAGATAAAGCGGCAGAGCAGCTGGCAGAAATGGTTTTTGCCGTACTGCGGCAGCTAGGGCTGAAAACGGCAGAGCTCGCATTTTGCGGTAGTGTACTTCTCAAAAATGAAAGCTTAGCTAAGCGGCTGCAGAAGAAAATTAAATGCCAGTATCCTGAGGTAGCTTGTATATATCCTAAGCAGGAAGCGGCCGTTGGGGCTGTTTTAAGCTGCCTGCAGGCAATCAATAATGAAACAGATACGAAAGGAATGTAA
- a CDS encoding NUDIX hydrolase, whose translation MQFKRIKSHTAFQGKILDVRQDRIEFENGLQADRELVEKHHEAAVIVALDEAERLIFVKQYRYGAGKEMLELPAGLKDEGETDEACAKRELEEETGFSAGRLTKLFEYYASPGYCTEKVTFFLAQQLTHTQQQLDEDEFLTIHRYSVEEAIEMIRSGAITNGMTIAGIFAAKARFKMD comes from the coding sequence ATGCAGTTTAAACGGATTAAAAGCCATACGGCATTTCAGGGAAAGATTTTGGACGTACGGCAGGACCGCATTGAATTTGAAAACGGATTGCAGGCGGACCGGGAGCTGGTAGAAAAACACCATGAGGCAGCGGTCATCGTTGCTCTGGATGAAGCAGAGCGGCTTATTTTTGTAAAGCAGTATCGGTATGGCGCCGGCAAGGAAATGCTGGAGCTTCCAGCCGGTCTAAAAGATGAGGGAGAGACCGATGAGGCCTGTGCCAAAAGAGAGCTGGAGGAAGAAACAGGGTTTAGCGCAGGGCGTTTGACAAAGCTCTTTGAGTATTATGCCAGTCCGGGATATTGTACAGAAAAAGTAACCTTCTTTTTGGCCCAGCAGCTTACTCATACGCAGCAGCAGCTGGACGAAGACGAATTTTTAACGATTCATCGGTATTCTGTAGAAGAAGCCATAGAAATGATTCGCAGCGGAGCCATTACAAATGGAATGACAATTGCGGGAATTTTTGCAGCAAAAGCTCGCTTCAAGATGGACTAA
- the proC gene encoding pyrroline-5-carboxylate reductase has product MMQHITIGFIGAGNMGTALMRSMAGKKCMEQPIQLICYDIVPQACEKAYRKFGAEAKSSISALVKEADMIWVAVKPQFLEEILPELKENWTKQKVLASIVAGKSTVFWEGVLGEQAQIARIMPNTPAFVGEAMNTVCFSQAMKSAAQVVALLQHTGRVMEIRENLMDAAMGVAGCGPAFVYMFIEALADAGVAEGLFRPQAYELAAQTVLGAAKMVLETGEHPGALKDAVCSPGGTTIQGVMALEKGAFRGTVQQAVAATIERVRKE; this is encoded by the coding sequence ATGATGCAGCATATAACGATAGGATTTATCGGAGCCGGCAATATGGGAACGGCGCTTATGCGCAGTATGGCTGGGAAAAAGTGTATGGAGCAGCCGATTCAGCTAATATGCTACGATATTGTACCTCAGGCGTGTGAAAAGGCATACCGGAAGTTCGGAGCTGAAGCTAAGTCTTCTATTTCGGCTTTGGTAAAAGAAGCTGACATGATCTGGGTGGCGGTGAAGCCTCAGTTTTTAGAAGAGATACTCCCGGAATTAAAAGAGAATTGGACAAAACAAAAGGTGCTGGCCAGTATCGTGGCCGGCAAATCCACTGTCTTTTGGGAAGGCGTATTGGGAGAACAGGCACAGATTGCCCGGATCATGCCGAATACACCAGCTTTTGTAGGAGAGGCTATGAATACAGTCTGCTTCTCGCAGGCCATGAAAAGCGCAGCGCAGGTGGTGGCGCTGCTGCAGCATACTGGCAGAGTGATGGAGATCAGAGAGAATTTGATGGATGCAGCCATGGGCGTAGCCGGATGCGGTCCAGCATTTGTATACATGTTTATTGAGGCTTTAGCAGATGCAGGAGTGGCAGAAGGGCTTTTTCGTCCTCAGGCCTATGAGCTGGCAGCACAGACCGTGCTGGGAGCCGCTAAGATGGTGCTAGAGACGGGAGAGCATCCGGGGGCGCTGAAGGATGCGGTATGCTCGCCTGGTGGCACTACGATTCAAGGAGTCATGGCGCTGGAAAAGGGAGCCTTTAGAGGCACCGTGCAGCAGGCAGTTGCCGCTACTATCGAGCGTGTGCGGAAGGAGTAG
- a CDS encoding DUF1343 domain-containing protein: MVTLGIDRIGEYASLLKGKKLGLITNYSGVDSRLEEDLDVFAEAGYYVDRLFTPEHGLYGAMDGAAVDNNVHPKYHIPMISLYGQKKKPSAEDLKGLDLLIYDIQDVGLRYYTYIYTLANCMEAAAENHVGLVVLDRPNPLGSIVGGNRMAADLHTFVGDHELATRYGLTPGELGYYFKHHLGLETQYDVIPMKGYQKEMRWPQTGQLWNLPSPSIHTFQSALCYYGGCFFEGTNISEGRGTAEPFQIYGAPFIDMDKLVEELKQRIQDPNLTFRKRAFTPFWSKHAGETCFGVEFIPLNENLDFMPAALVTMKTIKELYPEQFEFRSYADVGRLAQLSGDGSANEYLNDKLSLAELLTDWEEQAADFENEVREMRIYD, encoded by the coding sequence ATGGTTACGCTGGGAATCGATAGAATTGGCGAATACGCTTCTTTGCTAAAGGGCAAGAAACTGGGGCTGATTACCAATTATTCAGGAGTGGACAGCAGGCTGGAAGAGGATTTGGATGTTTTTGCAGAGGCAGGATATTACGTTGATCGTCTGTTTACGCCAGAGCATGGGCTATATGGAGCCATGGACGGTGCGGCAGTAGATAATAATGTGCACCCTAAATATCATATTCCAATGATCTCCTTATACGGTCAGAAAAAGAAGCCGAGTGCAGAGGATCTAAAAGGATTGGATCTTTTGATTTATGATATACAGGATGTAGGGCTTCGATACTATACGTATATCTATACACTGGCAAATTGTATGGAGGCCGCAGCTGAAAATCATGTGGGATTGGTTGTTTTAGACCGCCCCAATCCGCTGGGGAGCATAGTAGGCGGCAATCGGATGGCAGCTGATCTTCACACCTTTGTAGGGGATCATGAGCTAGCAACCCGATACGGACTGACACCGGGGGAGCTGGGATATTATTTTAAGCACCATCTGGGCCTCGAGACACAGTATGATGTGATCCCGATGAAGGGCTATCAAAAAGAAATGCGCTGGCCGCAGACAGGGCAGCTTTGGAATCTGCCCTCTCCCTCTATCCATACTTTCCAGTCAGCACTTTGCTATTATGGAGGCTGTTTCTTTGAGGGGACCAATATCAGTGAAGGAAGAGGCACTGCCGAGCCATTTCAGATATATGGCGCGCCCTTTATTGATATGGACAAGCTGGTCGAAGAATTAAAGCAGCGGATTCAGGATCCGAATTTAACCTTCCGCAAGCGGGCGTTTACCCCATTTTGGTCAAAGCATGCGGGGGAAACCTGTTTTGGAGTTGAATTCATTCCGCTAAATGAAAATTTGGATTTTATGCCCGCTGCTTTAGTAACGATGAAAACCATTAAAGAATTATATCCTGAGCAATTTGAATTTCGCTCATATGCAGATGTCGGGCGACTGGCTCAGCTTTCGGGAGACGGATCGGCCAATGAATATCTAAATGATAAGCTTTCACTGGCAGAGCTGCTTACAGATTGGGAAGAGCAGGCTGCAGATTTTGAAAATGAAGTAAGAGAGATGCGCATCTATGATTAA
- a CDS encoding transcriptional repressor yields MKETRNTFQKSVVFEMLRGMQDHPTADRVYERVKNQYPSISRSTVYRILNQLSQQGEVYKVQMPATADRFDYNKKPHYHAHCVKCGEVFDIPLERMNALERKASQISGFQIMSHSIIFEGICPQCREEQRQDG; encoded by the coding sequence GTGAAAGAGACGAGGAACACATTCCAAAAATCAGTTGTATTTGAGATGCTCCGGGGAATGCAGGATCATCCAACGGCAGATCGGGTATATGAAAGGGTTAAAAATCAATATCCCAGCATTAGTCGTTCTACGGTGTATCGTATTTTAAATCAGCTTTCGCAGCAAGGGGAGGTTTATAAAGTGCAGATGCCAGCCACAGCCGATCGATTTGATTATAATAAAAAGCCGCATTATCATGCGCACTGTGTGAAATGCGGAGAAGTATTTGATATTCCACTGGAAAGGATGAATGCTTTGGAAAGAAAAGCCTCGCAAATTTCCGGTTTTCAAATCATGTCCCATAGTATTATTTTTGAAGGAATTTGCCCGCAGTGCAGAGAAGAGCAGAGGCAAGACGGCTGA
- the rny gene encoding ribonuclease Y, with protein MPVFILIILILLAVGLVVASFFIGIQYRKKVGEAQIGAAETKAREIIDDALKSADGKKREILLEAKEEALKTKNELDHEVKERRLEVQRQEKRLIQKEESLDRKGEALEKRETQMNKRSEDLEKKNKEISKIHEEQLAELEKVSGMTSDQAKAALLQSVEEDVKHEMASILKENEVRTKEEATKKAKEIITDAIQRCAADHVAESTVSVVPLPSDEMKGRIIGREGRNIRALETLTGIDLIIDDTPEAVILSGFDPIRREIARITLEKLIVDGRIHPARIEEMVNKATKEVENKIREEGEAATFETNVHGLHPELVRLLGKLKYRTSYGQNVLKHSVEVAHLSGLIAGELGLDVRVAKRAGLLHDIGKAVDHEMEGSHVSLGAQLLKKYHESKTVINALEAHHGDVEPESLVAVIVQAADSISAARPGARRETLENYISRLEKLEGIANDFSGVSKSYAIQAGRELRLVVVPEQVNDDEMRILAREVAKRIEQEMEYPGQIKVNVIRETRVVDYAK; from the coding sequence ATACCAGTATTTATTCTTATCATTTTGATCTTGCTGGCAGTTGGTCTTGTAGTCGCTTCATTTTTTATTGGCATCCAATATCGTAAAAAGGTAGGGGAGGCTCAGATTGGCGCTGCAGAGACAAAAGCAAGAGAGATCATTGATGATGCACTGAAATCCGCAGATGGGAAAAAGCGGGAAATTCTTCTGGAAGCAAAAGAAGAGGCTTTAAAAACCAAAAATGAACTGGACCATGAGGTCAAGGAACGGCGTTTAGAAGTGCAGCGTCAAGAAAAACGTTTGATTCAAAAAGAAGAATCTTTGGATCGTAAGGGAGAAGCGCTTGAAAAGAGAGAGACGCAGATGAACAAGCGGTCAGAAGATTTAGAGAAGAAAAACAAGGAAATATCTAAGATTCATGAAGAGCAGCTGGCAGAACTGGAAAAAGTTTCCGGCATGACTTCTGATCAGGCTAAGGCAGCTTTACTGCAATCGGTAGAGGAGGATGTAAAGCATGAAATGGCCAGCATTTTAAAAGAGAATGAGGTAAGAACAAAAGAAGAAGCCACCAAAAAGGCGAAGGAGATTATTACTGACGCCATTCAGCGCTGTGCCGCTGATCATGTGGCAGAATCTACCGTATCCGTCGTTCCGCTTCCCAGTGATGAGATGAAGGGACGCATTATTGGTCGTGAAGGCCGTAACATACGTGCATTGGAGACGCTTACCGGCATTGATTTAATTATTGATGATACGCCGGAGGCAGTGATTCTATCCGGATTTGATCCAATTCGCAGGGAAATTGCCAGGATTACGCTGGAAAAATTGATTGTGGATGGACGAATTCATCCGGCTCGTATTGAGGAAATGGTAAATAAGGCAACCAAGGAAGTAGAAAATAAGATTCGCGAGGAGGGCGAGGCTGCTACATTTGAAACGAATGTACATGGCCTTCATCCGGAGCTTGTACGCTTGCTTGGTAAATTAAAATATCGTACCAGTTATGGACAAAATGTACTGAAGCATTCTGTTGAAGTGGCGCACCTTTCCGGTTTGATTGCCGGTGAGCTTGGATTGGATGTACGGGTTGCCAAACGTGCCGGCTTGCTGCATGACATTGGAAAAGCAGTGGACCACGAAATGGAAGGTTCTCATGTATCCTTGGGAGCGCAGCTTTTGAAAAAGTATCATGAGTCCAAGACAGTGATCAATGCACTGGAGGCACATCATGGCGATGTTGAGCCGGAAAGCCTTGTAGCTGTGATTGTACAAGCTGCGGATTCTATTTCGGCAGCACGGCCTGGTGCAAGACGTGAAACACTTGAAAATTACATTAGTCGGCTGGAAAAACTAGAAGGGATTGCGAATGATTTCTCGGGCGTAAGCAAGAGCTATGCAATTCAGGCTGGACGTGAGCTGCGTCTGGTTGTAGTACCGGAACAAGTCAATGATGATGAGATGCGTATTTTGGCAAGAGAAGTTGCCAAGCGGATCGAACAGGAGATGGAATATCCGGGACAAATTAAGGTGAATGTCATTCGGGAGACCAGAGTCGTAGACTATGCTAAATAA
- a CDS encoding adenylosuccinate lyase, producing the protein MQHDRYETPFNSRYASPEMQYLFSPDKKFKTWRKLWIALAEAEKELGLAITDEQIEDLKAHAEDINYEVAEAREKLVRHDVMAHVYAYGEQAAKAKPIIHLGATSCYVGDNTDLIILYEALELLKKKLINVMDNLAKFAREYKDMPTLGFTHYQPAQLTTVGKRACLWLQELWMDYEQLENILKVKRLRGAKGTTGTQASFMELFENDGDKVKQLDHMVAQKLGYTDTYPVTGQTYPRKFDTICLNVLSLIAQSCYKFAGDLRLLQNLKEMEEPFEKNQIGSSAMAYKRNPMRSERICALSRLVMCNALNPAMTASTQWFERTLDDSANKRVAVSESFLAMDGILQIMINVTGNMVVYPKTIRARVMSELPFMATEMILMEEVKRGGDRQELHERVRVHSMAAAAQVKQEGKANDLLERIIADDYFKMSEEELMSAVKPENFVGRAPQQVEDFLKECIDPILSAHRAELGMQAQLSV; encoded by the coding sequence ATGCAGCATGATCGTTATGAAACCCCTTTTAATTCTCGCTATGCGAGTCCAGAGATGCAGTATCTGTTCTCGCCGGATAAAAAATTCAAAACATGGCGTAAGCTATGGATTGCTTTAGCAGAAGCAGAGAAGGAGCTGGGACTGGCTATTACGGATGAGCAGATTGAGGATTTAAAAGCTCATGCCGAAGATATCAATTACGAAGTGGCAGAGGCACGTGAAAAGCTGGTGCGCCATGATGTTATGGCACATGTGTATGCATACGGAGAGCAGGCAGCAAAGGCTAAGCCTATTATTCATTTAGGAGCAACGAGCTGCTATGTGGGAGATAATACAGATCTGATTATCTTGTATGAAGCGCTGGAGCTGTTAAAGAAAAAACTGATCAATGTGATGGACAATCTGGCTAAGTTTGCCAGAGAATACAAGGATATGCCTACGCTTGGATTTACGCATTATCAGCCGGCTCAATTAACGACCGTAGGGAAAAGAGCCTGCTTATGGCTGCAGGAGCTTTGGATGGATTATGAGCAGCTGGAAAATATTCTGAAGGTAAAACGGCTGCGCGGCGCTAAAGGAACAACAGGAACGCAGGCTAGCTTTATGGAGCTGTTTGAAAATGATGGGGATAAGGTAAAGCAACTGGATCATATGGTAGCTCAAAAGCTGGGCTATACAGACACTTATCCGGTAACAGGACAGACCTATCCGCGAAAATTTGATACGATCTGCTTAAATGTACTGAGCCTGATTGCACAATCCTGTTATAAATTTGCAGGAGATCTGCGCCTTCTGCAGAACCTGAAGGAGATGGAAGAGCCGTTTGAAAAAAATCAGATTGGTTCCTCGGCAATGGCCTATAAGCGTAATCCGATGCGCAGTGAGCGTATCTGTGCGCTCTCCAGACTGGTAATGTGCAATGCTTTGAATCCTGCTATGACGGCTTCTACGCAGTGGTTTGAAAGGACGCTGGATGACAGCGCCAATAAGCGCGTGGCTGTATCCGAGAGCTTTTTGGCTATGGACGGCATCCTGCAGATTATGATTAACGTAACTGGAAATATGGTGGTATATCCTAAAACCATCCGCGCCCGTGTTATGAGTGAGCTTCCCTTTATGGCAACGGAAATGATTTTGATGGAAGAAGTAAAGCGCGGCGGCGACAGGCAAGAGCTGCATGAGCGGGTACGTGTGCATTCTATGGCGGCCGCAGCTCAGGTAAAGCAAGAAGGGAAAGCAAATGATTTACTGGAGAGAATCATTGCGGATGACTATTTTAAGATGTCAGAGGAAGAGCTGATGAGCGCAGTGAAACCAGAGAATTTTGTAGGCCGTGCGCCGCAGCAGGTAGAGGATTTCTTAAAAGAATGCATTGATCCTATTTTATCAGCGCACCGGGCAGAGCTTGGCATGCAGGCTCAGTTAAGCGTATGA
- a CDS encoding stage V sporulation protein S, producing the protein MDIIKVSAHSSVNAVAGAIANVIREKGQAEVQVVGAGALNQGIKAVIIARGYVAPAGMDLVCTPAFTEIAINGDKRTAIRLIVESK; encoded by the coding sequence ATAGATATCATCAAAGTGTCTGCTCATTCCAGCGTGAATGCCGTAGCGGGGGCTATTGCCAACGTGATTCGTGAAAAAGGACAGGCTGAAGTTCAGGTAGTAGGAGCGGGAGCGCTTAATCAGGGAATAAAAGCTGTGATTATTGCGCGCGGTTATGTAGCTCCGGCTGGAATGGATCTGGTCTGTACACCGGCGTTCACTGAGATTGCCATCAATGGAGATAAGCGGACGGCCATTCGATTGATCGTAGAATCAAAGTGA